From a region of the Nocardioides ginsengisegetis genome:
- a CDS encoding acyl-CoA thioesterase domain-containing protein — MTDSLTDLLDLEDLDADLFRGRPADTSRPRVYGGQVAAQALMAAVRTVDPDYVTHSLHSYFLLPGDTAVPIIYDVERLRDGRSFATRRVVARQHGRPIYYLTASFQRPEEGFDHQDVMPEVPSPEEGVDMIALMVAGGAPEADALAKEWSALDARHLGTSLRGLPEDKAHPARARMWIRINERLSDDPVDHLAAFTFASDMSLLGATLSAHRTNPAKVQMASLDHTIWFHRPFRADEWWLYDQVSPSAQGGRGLAHARVFTQDGLLVATVAQEGLIRPR, encoded by the coding sequence GTGACTGACTCGCTGACCGACCTGCTCGACCTCGAGGACCTCGACGCCGACCTGTTCCGCGGCCGGCCCGCCGACACCTCGCGACCCCGCGTCTACGGCGGCCAGGTCGCCGCCCAGGCGCTGATGGCGGCGGTGCGCACCGTCGACCCCGACTACGTCACCCACTCGCTGCACTCCTACTTCCTGCTGCCCGGGGACACGGCGGTGCCGATCATCTACGACGTGGAGCGGCTCCGTGACGGACGGTCGTTCGCGACCCGTCGGGTCGTGGCGCGCCAGCACGGCCGCCCGATCTACTACCTCACCGCGAGCTTCCAGCGCCCCGAGGAGGGCTTCGACCACCAGGACGTGATGCCCGAGGTGCCGTCGCCCGAGGAGGGCGTCGACATGATCGCGCTGATGGTCGCCGGGGGAGCGCCCGAGGCCGACGCGCTGGCCAAGGAGTGGTCGGCCCTCGACGCCCGCCACCTCGGCACGTCCCTGCGCGGCCTGCCCGAGGACAAGGCCCACCCCGCCCGCGCGCGGATGTGGATCCGGATCAACGAGCGGCTCTCGGACGACCCGGTCGACCACCTCGCGGCGTTCACGTTCGCGAGCGACATGAGCCTGCTCGGCGCCACCCTGTCGGCGCACAGGACCAACCCGGCGAAGGTGCAGATGGCCTCGCTGGACCACACGATCTGGTTCCACCGGCCGTTCCGCGCCGACGAGTGGTGGCTCTACGACCAGGTCTCGCCGTCGGCCCAGGGCGGCCGCGGCCTCGCCCACGCCCGGGTGTTCACCCAGGACGGCCTGCTGGTCGCCACCGTCGCCCAGGAGGGGCTGATCCGGCCGCGGTGA
- a CDS encoding acetyl-CoA C-acetyltransferase: MNSSTRRVAVIGGNRIPFARSNTVYATASNQDMLTAAIDGLVTRFGLEGERVGEVVAGAVLKHSRDFNLTRESVLGSKLSPESPATDIQQACGTGLQAAIQVANKIALGQIEVGIAGGTDTTSDAPIAVGEGLRKILLELNRAKDLKGRLAALAKVRPGDIVPAIPQNGEPRTGLAMGDHAALTALEWQIGREEQDELAALSHQHLAAAYDAGFLDDQITPFRGLERDQNLRADSTVEKLAKLKPVFGKGEAATMTAGNSTPLTDGASVVLLASEEWAKAHGHEPLAYLTAYETAAVDYVHGGEGLLMAPAYAVARMLEREGLTLQDFDFYEIHEAFASQVLSTLKAWEDPVFCKERLGLDAPLGSIDRSKLNVNGSSLAAGHPFAATGGRIVNVLGKLLAQKGSGRGLISVCAAGGQGVVAILER; this comes from the coding sequence ATGAACTCCAGCACTCGCCGCGTCGCCGTGATCGGTGGCAACCGCATCCCGTTCGCCCGGTCCAACACTGTCTACGCGACCGCCTCCAACCAGGACATGCTGACTGCCGCGATCGACGGCCTGGTCACCCGGTTCGGCCTCGAGGGTGAGCGGGTCGGCGAGGTCGTCGCCGGCGCCGTGCTCAAGCACTCGCGCGACTTCAACCTGACCCGCGAGTCGGTGCTCGGCTCGAAGCTCTCGCCGGAGTCGCCCGCGACCGACATCCAGCAGGCCTGCGGCACCGGCCTCCAGGCCGCGATCCAGGTCGCCAACAAGATCGCGCTCGGCCAGATCGAGGTCGGCATCGCCGGTGGCACCGACACCACGTCCGACGCCCCGATCGCCGTGGGCGAGGGCCTGCGCAAGATCCTGCTCGAGCTCAACCGCGCCAAGGACCTCAAGGGCCGCCTCGCGGCGCTGGCCAAGGTGCGCCCCGGTGACATCGTCCCGGCCATCCCGCAGAACGGCGAGCCCCGCACCGGCCTCGCCATGGGCGACCACGCCGCCCTGACCGCCCTGGAGTGGCAGATCGGCCGCGAGGAGCAGGATGAGCTCGCGGCGCTGTCGCACCAGCACCTCGCCGCGGCGTACGACGCCGGCTTCCTCGACGACCAGATCACGCCGTTCCGCGGCCTCGAGCGCGACCAGAACCTCCGCGCCGACTCCACCGTCGAGAAGCTCGCCAAGCTCAAGCCGGTCTTCGGCAAGGGCGAGGCCGCCACCATGACCGCCGGCAACTCCACGCCGCTCACCGATGGCGCGTCCGTGGTGCTGCTCGCCTCGGAGGAGTGGGCCAAGGCCCACGGCCACGAGCCGCTCGCCTACCTCACCGCCTACGAGACGGCCGCCGTCGACTACGTGCACGGCGGCGAGGGCCTGCTCATGGCTCCGGCGTACGCCGTGGCGCGGATGCTCGAGCGCGAGGGCCTGACCCTGCAGGACTTCGACTTCTACGAGATCCACGAGGCGTTCGCCTCGCAGGTGCTCTCCACGCTGAAGGCCTGGGAGGACCCGGTGTTCTGCAAGGAGCGCCTCGGCCTCGACGCCCCGCTCGGCTCGATCGACCGCAGCAAGCTCAACGTCAACGGCTCCTCGCTCGCCGCGGGCCACCCGTTCGCCGCGACCGGCGGCCGGATCGTCAACGTGCTGGGCAAGCTCCTCGCGCAGAAGGGCTCGGGCCGCGGCCTGATCTCCGTGTGCGCCGCCGGCGGCCAGGGCGTCGTCGCCATCCTGGAGCGCTGA
- a CDS encoding MFS transporter, with protein sequence MSLKVKLTTLPLVSLGTALVLVTYVTPMATVPRTAADLAAGPVARAWILSSMSVGLAAALLATGVLGDAFGRRRAYAAGLAALAVGALVCAVAQEPVLFVAGRVVEGVGGAAVLACGLAVLAHTFPPGPERVHATSVWGASVGLGIAGGAVLSAALDFGTGWRESYAVTGLLGLLLLVPSRRGIADSAADRPRGIDVPGLGLLVSGITLLVAALTQGRNGIDGVTTVLGVLALVALVAFGVVESRVAAPLVDPDLLRAPRFRAATTGSLVLGAGIIGMASFVPTMAQLGLGSSLWVASLLVVAWAGASVVASILVRHLPHPLEGPYPVAVLLVLVAVGQALGYGLHEGSSPARLVLPMVVSGVATGLLNAVLGREAVASVPPDRAAMGSGANNTARYLGAAVGITLFVTVATHVGGSLVDGWNAAVLVATALTLAGAAVIAVAGRATAPSSAPRGAELPTTGS encoded by the coding sequence ATGAGTTTGAAAGTCAAACTGACAACGCTCCCGCTCGTCTCGCTCGGCACGGCGCTGGTCCTGGTCACCTACGTGACGCCGATGGCCACCGTCCCCCGCACCGCCGCCGACCTCGCGGCCGGACCCGTGGCGCGGGCCTGGATCCTGAGCTCGATGAGCGTCGGGCTCGCCGCCGCGCTGCTCGCCACCGGCGTGCTCGGCGACGCGTTCGGCCGCCGTCGTGCGTACGCCGCCGGGCTGGCCGCACTGGCCGTCGGCGCCCTCGTCTGCGCCGTCGCCCAGGAGCCGGTGCTGTTCGTCGCCGGTCGGGTGGTCGAGGGAGTCGGTGGCGCGGCCGTTCTCGCCTGCGGGCTGGCCGTCCTGGCCCACACGTTCCCGCCGGGCCCGGAGCGCGTGCACGCGACCTCGGTCTGGGGCGCGAGCGTGGGGCTCGGCATCGCCGGCGGCGCCGTCCTGTCCGCAGCGCTGGACTTCGGGACCGGCTGGCGCGAGAGCTACGCGGTGACCGGCCTGCTCGGGCTGCTGCTGCTGGTCCCGAGCCGCCGCGGGATCGCCGACTCGGCCGCCGACCGGCCCCGCGGGATCGACGTACCGGGTCTGGGGCTGCTGGTCAGCGGCATCACCCTGCTCGTGGCCGCGCTGACCCAGGGCCGCAACGGGATCGACGGCGTCACCACGGTCCTCGGCGTGCTGGCGCTGGTCGCGCTCGTCGCGTTCGGGGTCGTCGAGTCCAGGGTCGCGGCGCCGCTGGTCGATCCCGACCTGCTCCGCGCCCCGCGGTTCCGCGCCGCCACGACGGGGTCGCTGGTGCTGGGGGCCGGCATCATCGGGATGGCGTCGTTCGTGCCGACGATGGCCCAGCTGGGGCTGGGCTCGAGCCTGTGGGTGGCGAGCCTGCTCGTGGTGGCGTGGGCCGGCGCCAGCGTGGTCGCCTCGATACTGGTGCGGCACCTCCCGCACCCGCTCGAGGGCCCCTACCCGGTGGCCGTCCTGCTCGTGCTCGTCGCGGTCGGGCAGGCGCTCGGATACGGGCTGCACGAGGGCTCGAGCCCCGCGCGGCTGGTGCTGCCGATGGTCGTGAGCGGCGTCGCCACGGGGCTCCTCAACGCCGTCCTCGGCCGCGAGGCCGTCGCCAGCGTGCCGCCGGACCGCGCGGCCATGGGCAGCGGCGCCAACAACACCGCCCGCTACCTCGGCGCAGCGGTCGGCATCACGCTCTTCGTCACCGTCGCGACCCACGTCGGCGGCTCGCTGGTCGACGGCTGGAACGCCGCCGTCCTGGTCGCCACCGCGCTCACCCTGGCCGGAGCCGCGGTGATCGCGGTGGCCGGTCGCGCTACAGCGCCGTCGTCCGCCCCGCGAGGTGCGGAGCTCCCGACGACGGGTTCGTGA
- a CDS encoding MaoC family dehydratase: MAEIGLLLKAALPSLPVVGQLPGVRKAPLEGFTGLTRERPPVTVERDHVDAYAAVCGFPAKDTVPLPYPHMLAFPLHMAIMTDAAFPAPAIGTVHLENSITGHRPIGIGEELAVSASVGAPLPHPKGTVFEFVTTVRAADEVVWESTSTYLRRGRGDASASAGSSFPDARPTGTVWRLPADLGRQYAAVSGDHNPIHLYPLTAKALGFPRQIAHGMWSKARCIAALENRLPDAVRVDVAFKKPILLPGKVELGSSPVEGGYAFALTNPSSGAPHLAGRTTAL; the protein is encoded by the coding sequence ATGGCCGAGATCGGCCTGTTGCTCAAGGCCGCGCTGCCGTCGCTGCCCGTGGTCGGCCAGCTCCCCGGCGTACGCAAGGCGCCCCTGGAAGGCTTCACGGGCCTGACCCGGGAGCGCCCGCCGGTGACGGTCGAGCGCGACCACGTCGACGCGTACGCCGCGGTGTGCGGCTTCCCGGCCAAGGACACCGTGCCGCTGCCCTACCCGCACATGCTGGCGTTCCCGCTGCACATGGCGATCATGACCGACGCGGCGTTCCCCGCCCCGGCCATCGGCACCGTGCACCTGGAGAACTCCATCACCGGTCACCGCCCGATCGGGATCGGCGAGGAGCTCGCGGTCAGCGCATCGGTCGGCGCGCCGCTGCCGCACCCCAAGGGCACGGTCTTCGAGTTCGTGACCACCGTCCGCGCCGCGGACGAGGTGGTCTGGGAGAGCACGTCGACCTACCTGCGCCGGGGCCGCGGTGACGCATCCGCCTCGGCGGGCTCGTCGTTCCCGGACGCCCGCCCCACCGGCACGGTCTGGCGGCTGCCGGCCGACCTCGGGCGCCAGTACGCCGCGGTGTCGGGCGACCACAACCCGATCCACCTCTACCCGCTGACCGCGAAGGCGCTGGGCTTCCCGCGCCAGATCGCGCACGGCATGTGGAGCAAGGCGCGCTGCATCGCGGCCCTGGAGAACCGGCTCCCCGACGCCGTCCGCGTGGACGTGGCGTTCAAGAAGCCGATCCTCCTGCCTGGCAAGGTCGAGCTCGGGTCGTCGCCGGTCGAGGGCGGCTACGCCTTCGCGCTCACGAACCCGTCGTCGGGAGCTCCGCACCTCGCGGGGCGGACGACGGCGCTGTAG
- a CDS encoding winged helix-turn-helix transcriptional regulator gives MSTRHQPGSQPGPLAALPGRPCPIAASLEVVGERWSLLVIREIAMGSRRFTDIVRGTGAPRDRISVRLKALEDAGVVAREEYQPSPARHEYVLTEAGRELVPILDSLLAWGLRHAVAEDDPDRMTHYKPVTQRLEEHP, from the coding sequence GTGAGCACACGCCACCAGCCCGGCAGCCAGCCCGGGCCCCTGGCCGCCCTCCCCGGCCGGCCCTGCCCGATCGCGGCCTCCCTCGAGGTCGTCGGCGAGCGCTGGTCGCTGCTCGTGATCCGCGAGATCGCGATGGGCAGCCGCCGCTTCACCGACATCGTCCGCGGCACCGGCGCGCCCCGCGACCGGATCTCGGTCCGGCTCAAGGCGCTGGAGGATGCCGGGGTCGTGGCGCGCGAGGAGTACCAGCCCTCCCCCGCCCGCCACGAGTACGTCCTCACCGAGGCGGGCCGCGAGCTCGTTCCGATCCTGGACAGCCTGCTGGCCTGGGGCCTCCGGCACGCCGTGGCCGAGGACGACCCGGACCGCATGACCCACTACAAGCCCGTCACCCAGAGACTCGAGGAGCACCCGTGA
- a CDS encoding 3-oxoacyl-ACP reductase, which produces MSDRYQGFTQSPIGKLLVKNLGLPAPTKLERYVAGAPLVDGTVVVGGKGRLAESLTGLLDLLGIASTEATEDGQRYKALVFDATGLTSSSDLVALRDFFTPLLRSLESCPRVVVLGTPPEQVSGGERVAQRALEGFTRSLGKEIGKGGTVQLVYVADGAEAAVASTLAFLLSPKSAYVSGQVVRIGATGTKKAVEVADWQRPLEGKIALVTGASRGIGEQIARVLHRDGATVVGVDVPQAADDLVHLMKELDGDHLALDITAKDAPQRIAHHLTEKHGGVDVVVHNAGITRDKKLANMDEARWESVIGVNLTAPERITRELLDQKVINKNGRIIGVASIAGIAGNVGQTNYAASKAGVIGFVDSLADELKDGITINAVAPGFIITAMTAAVPFATREVGQRLNAMSQGGLPVDVAETIAWYASPGSTAVNGNVVRVCGQMMLGA; this is translated from the coding sequence ATGAGCGACCGTTACCAGGGCTTCACCCAGTCGCCGATCGGCAAGCTGCTGGTCAAGAACCTCGGCCTGCCCGCCCCCACGAAGCTCGAGCGGTACGTCGCCGGCGCCCCGCTCGTGGACGGCACCGTTGTCGTCGGCGGCAAGGGCCGCCTCGCCGAGTCGCTGACCGGCCTCCTCGACCTGCTCGGGATCGCCTCGACCGAGGCGACCGAGGACGGCCAGCGCTACAAGGCGCTCGTCTTCGACGCGACCGGGCTGACCTCCTCCTCAGACCTCGTCGCCCTCCGCGACTTCTTCACCCCGCTGCTGCGCAGCCTCGAGTCCTGCCCGCGCGTGGTCGTGCTCGGCACCCCGCCGGAGCAGGTCAGCGGCGGCGAGCGCGTCGCCCAGCGCGCCCTCGAGGGCTTCACCCGCAGCCTCGGCAAGGAGATCGGCAAGGGCGGCACCGTCCAGCTCGTCTACGTCGCCGACGGCGCCGAGGCGGCGGTCGCCTCGACCCTGGCGTTCCTGCTCTCCCCCAAGTCGGCCTACGTCTCCGGCCAGGTCGTGCGGATCGGCGCCACCGGCACCAAGAAGGCCGTCGAGGTCGCCGACTGGCAGCGCCCGCTCGAGGGCAAGATCGCCCTGGTCACCGGCGCCAGCCGCGGCATCGGCGAGCAGATCGCCCGGGTGCTTCACCGCGACGGCGCGACCGTCGTCGGGGTCGACGTACCGCAGGCGGCCGACGACCTCGTGCACCTGATGAAGGAGCTCGACGGCGACCACCTCGCCCTCGACATCACCGCCAAGGACGCCCCGCAGCGGATCGCCCACCACCTGACCGAGAAGCACGGCGGGGTCGACGTGGTCGTCCACAACGCCGGCATCACCCGCGACAAGAAGCTCGCCAACATGGACGAGGCCCGCTGGGAGTCGGTGATCGGGGTCAACCTCACCGCCCCCGAGCGGATCACCCGCGAGCTGCTGGACCAGAAGGTCATCAACAAGAACGGCCGGATCATCGGTGTCGCGTCGATCGCCGGCATCGCGGGCAACGTCGGCCAGACCAACTACGCCGCCTCCAAGGCCGGCGTCATCGGCTTCGTCGACTCCCTCGCCGACGAGCTGAAGGACGGCATCACGATCAACGCCGTGGCCCCCGGCTTCATCATCACCGCGATGACCGCCGCCGTGCCGTTCGCGACCCGCGAGGTCGGCCAGCGGCTCAACGCGATGTCGCAGGGCGGCCTGCCGGTCGACGTCGCCGAGACGATCGCGTGGTACGCCTCCCCCGGGTCCACCGCCGTCAACGGCAACGTGGTCCGCGTCTGCGGCCAGATGATGCTGGGCGCCTGA
- a CDS encoding TetR/AcrR family transcriptional regulator, producing the protein MSSPTPETDGRRSAAAVRRRAREREILAATRALFDERGVRDAQIEDVAKAVGINRAIVYRHFTGKEELFALTLVGYLDELREALTRATEAHEDVRERLQAIVGAFVDYGLQYPAFIDCAQTLMRRSGPELLDEMSESALFRLGRGISGCLATLTAALQAGVDSGEFTVADPTLLANTLYASGLGALQLARVGILVTEVAPGIPTVGEISPQQVKEYLVASALALAEKR; encoded by the coding sequence ATGTCCAGTCCGACCCCCGAGACCGACGGACGCCGCTCGGCGGCCGCGGTGCGACGGCGGGCCCGGGAGCGCGAGATCCTCGCCGCGACCCGCGCCCTCTTCGACGAGCGCGGTGTGCGTGACGCCCAGATCGAGGACGTCGCGAAGGCCGTCGGCATCAACCGGGCCATCGTCTACCGCCACTTCACCGGCAAGGAGGAGCTGTTCGCGCTCACCCTGGTCGGCTACCTCGACGAGCTGCGGGAGGCGCTGACCCGGGCCACCGAGGCCCACGAGGACGTGCGCGAGCGGTTGCAGGCGATCGTCGGCGCGTTCGTCGACTACGGCCTGCAGTACCCCGCCTTCATCGACTGCGCCCAGACCCTGATGCGCCGCAGCGGCCCCGAGCTGCTCGACGAGATGAGCGAGAGCGCGCTCTTCCGGCTGGGCCGCGGCATCTCCGGGTGCCTCGCGACGCTCACCGCGGCCCTCCAGGCGGGCGTGGACTCCGGCGAGTTCACCGTCGCCGACCCGACGCTGCTCGCCAACACGCTCTACGCCAGCGGCCTCGGTGCGCTGCAGCTCGCCCGCGTGGGCATCCTCGTCACCGAAGTCGCGCCCGGCATCCCGACCGTCGGCGAGATCTCGCCGCAGCAGGTCAAGGAGTACCTCGTCGCCTCCGCGCTCGCGCTCGCCGAGAAGCGCTGA
- a CDS encoding hotdog fold thioesterase codes for MKDAWSEARARTVTWHDPLQAASYGLKLPGLEHLRAIVDGELPPPPIAGLVQMQIVEAEPGRAVFTCRPDESAYNPIGAVHGGLVCTLLDSVCGCALHTTLPQGRGYTSVEIKVNYLKAVRADSGLLTATGTVTKAGSRVGFTEGVVTDESGAVVATASSTLLVFDLP; via the coding sequence GTGAAGGACGCCTGGAGCGAGGCCCGGGCCCGCACCGTCACCTGGCACGACCCGCTGCAGGCGGCGTCGTACGGCCTGAAGCTGCCCGGCCTGGAGCACCTGCGCGCCATCGTCGACGGCGAGCTGCCCCCGCCCCCGATCGCCGGCCTCGTGCAGATGCAGATCGTCGAGGCCGAGCCCGGCCGCGCGGTCTTCACCTGCCGCCCCGACGAGTCGGCCTACAACCCGATCGGCGCCGTGCACGGCGGCCTGGTCTGCACACTGCTCGACTCGGTGTGCGGCTGCGCGCTGCACACGACGCTGCCGCAGGGGCGCGGCTACACGTCGGTCGAGATCAAGGTGAACTACCTCAAGGCGGTCCGCGCCGACAGCGGCCTGCTGACCGCGACCGGCACGGTCACCAAGGCCGGCTCCCGCGTCGGCTTCACCGAGGGCGTCGTCACCGACGAGTCGGGTGCGGTCGTGGCGACCGCGTCGAGCACGCTGCTGGTCTTCGACCTGCCCTGA